The following proteins come from a genomic window of Salvia hispanica cultivar TCC Black 2014 chromosome 4, UniMelb_Shisp_WGS_1.0, whole genome shotgun sequence:
- the LOC125217558 gene encoding nuclear envelope-associated protein 2-like — translation MSEAPLMVREVDPLLKDLSEKKQSFRRNVVSLAAELKEVRSRLASQEQSVVRETLTRQEAETKLKKMEKEICQLEKSLEEKNAQLQASNTAAEMYVKEMDDLRLQLSLTRATADASALSAQSAQMQCSALVKELEEKNCSLLEQKTSVDKLREQLDLLQKDLLAREVSQMQLKDEVSKIEHEITQALTKAGADKDCELWKILDETSPKNYKNINKLLTIKDQEIAKLKDEIRFMSAHWKLKTKELESQLEKHRRADLELKKKVLKLEFCLQEARAQTRKLQRMGERRDKTLNELRDQLAAKEHAMSPGASSNKHNFWENSGFKIAVSMSMLVLVMFSKR, via the exons ATGTCAGAGGCACCGTTGATGGTGCGGGAAGTGGATCCGCTGCTCAAGGATCTGAGCGAGAAGAAGCAGAGTTTCCGGCGAAACGTGGTGTCGCTCGCGGCGGAGCTCAAGGAGGTGCGCAGCCGCCTGGCTTCTCAGGAGCAGTCCGTTGTCAGAGAAACCCTAACTAGACAG gAAGCAGAAACTAAActgaagaaaatggaaaaggaGATTTGTCAGTTGGAGAAGAGTTTAGAGGAGAAGAATGCGCAGCTACAGGCCTCAAATACTGCTGCTGAAATG TATGTCAAAGAAATGGATGATCTGAGACTACAGTTATCGTTAACCAGGGCAACTGCTGATGCAAGTGCACTATCTGCACAATCTGCACAGATGCAGTGTTCGGCTCTGGTAAAAGAATTAGAAGAGAAAAACTGCTCTTTACTAGAGCAGAAGACTAGTGTAGATAAACTGAGAGAGCAATTAGATCTTTTACAGAAGGATCTTCTAGCCAGAGAAGTTTCTCAAATGCAATTAAAAGATGAAGTATCAAAAATTGAGCATGAGATCACGCAAGCATTAACCAAGGCGGGAGCAGATAAAGATTGTGAGCTCTGGAAAATTTTGGATGAGACGTCTCcaaaaaattacaagaatATCAATAAGCTTTTAACAATCAAAGATCAAGAAATAGCAAAGTTGAAAGATGAAATCAGGTTTATGTCTGCTCACTGGAAGCTGAAGACTAAAGAGCTCGAATCTCAG CTAGAAAAGCATCGTAGAGCAGATCTGgaattgaaaaagaaagtCCTAAAGTTGGAGTTCTGTCTTCAAGAAGCACGAGCTCAAACGCGCAAGCTCCAAAGG ATGGGAGAGCGAAGGGATAAAACTCTAAATGAACTAAGAGATCAGTTGGCAGCCAAGGAACACGCTATGTCTCCTGGTGCGAGCAGCAACAAGCACAACTTCTGGGAAAACTCAGGTTTCAAGATTGCTGTTTCCATGTCGATGTTGGTCTTAGTTATGTTCTCAAAGAGGTAA
- the LOC125185700 gene encoding probable L-cysteine desulfhydrase, chloroplastic, giving the protein MACPITATATANSNSKQTLISQSEIQSEFSHHDPTIARVNNGSFGCCPASIIAAQHRHQLLFLRQPDHFYYNTLKPSILQTRLLIQNLINADHVDEVSIVDNATTAAAIVLQHTARAFTSSAFQPGDAVILLHYAYGAVKKSVHAYISRTGGHVIEVHLPFPVKSSSEIVSEFEKALRLGKANGRKIRLAIIDHITSMPCVIIPIIELVKMCRDEGVDRIFVDGAHAIGNVEIDVKSIGADFYTSNMHKWLFCPPSAAFLYCKMSDELSDLHHPVVSHEYGNGLAMESSWTGTRDNSAQLVLPEVMEFLNRFEGGLQGIMTRNHENVVEMAKMLVEAWGTELGAPPELCSSMAMVGMPACLGIKSGADGLRLRKHLRECFKVEVPIYYREPLEGEVDPVTGYARISHQVYNVAGDYYRLRDAVNTLVKEGLTCALLLK; this is encoded by the coding sequence ATGGCCTGCCCTatcaccgccaccgccaccgccaattccaattccaaacAAACTCTAATTTCTCAATCGGAGATCCAATCGGAGTTCTCGCACCACGACCCTACCATCGCCCGCGTCAACAACGGCAGCTTCGGCTGCTGCCCCGCCTCCATCATCGCCGCCCAGCACCGCCACCAGCTCCTCTTCCTCCGCCAGCCCGATCATTTCTACTACAACACTCTCAAGCCTTCCATCCTCCAAACGCGCCTCCTCATCCAGAACCTCATCAACGCCGATCACGTCGACGAAGTCTCCATCGTCGACAacgccaccaccgccgccgccatcgTCCTCCAGCACACCGCTAGGGCTTTCACCTCCTCCGCCTTCCAGCCCGGCGACGCCGTCATCCTCCTCCACTACGCCTACGGCGCCGTTAAGAAATCCGTCCACGCCTACATTTCCCGCACCGGCGGCCACGTCATCGAGGTCCACCTCCCTTTCCCTGTTAAATCTAGCTCCGAAATTGTTTCTGAATTCGAAAAGGCGCTTCGATTGGGGAAAGCCAATGGTAGGAAGATTAGGTTGGCTATTATTGATCACATTACATCGATGCCTTGTGTTATCATACCTATCATAGAGCTAGTTAAAATGTGTAGAGATGAAGGTGTTGATAGGATATTTGTCGATGGCGCCCACGCGATTGGGAACGTTGAGATAGATGTCAAAAGCATCGGTGCTGACTTTTACACTAGTAATATGCACAAGTGGTTGTTTTGCCCTCCCTCGGCCGCCTTCTTGTACTGCAAAATGTCCGATGAATTGTCGGACTTGCACCACCCTGTTGTCTCCCATGAGTATGGCAATGGTTTAGCAATGGAGAGTTCGTGGACTGGGACAAGAGATAACAGTGCTCAGCTCGTCTTGCCGGAGGTGATGGAGTTTCTTAATAGGTTCGAGGGCGGGCTTCAGGGGATAATGACGAGGAATCATGAGAATGTGGTAGAGATGGCAAAGATGTTGGTCGAGGCATGGGGGACAGAGTTGGGGGCACCCCCAGAGTTATGCTCTAGTATGGCTATGGTGGGGATGCCGGCTTGCTTGGGAATTAAGAGTGGTGCAGATGGATTGAGGTTGAGGAAGCACTTGAGAGAGTGTTTTAAGGTTGAGGTGCCCATTTACTATAGGGAACCGTTGGAGGGAGAGGTTGACCCAGTAACAGGGTATGCAAGGATTTCTCACCAGGTTTACAATGTAGCTGGGGATTATTATAGACTTAGGGATGCAGTGAATACATTAGTCAAAGAAGGGCTTACGTGTGCACTTCTTCTCAAATGA